One window of Deltaproteobacteria bacterium genomic DNA carries:
- a CDS encoding RDD family protein gives MLFSLVEQELSNPSKPKKIEIAPLTEERRLTATDLETAFKKYGTAAILDEQRQKVAATEKAAIRSPRTLHAEGFYDESQIIVAPIWRRICARAIDILFYLESAIIVSSISFVPKHITYKLLNFDALTFDDLMPYSFHYLLTAIIVWLVISSALTGGRGKTLGKGLMGIEVIREDGYQVDFPTAILRTLGESISLLTLGLGLLPGLGKKHRTIHDRMAQTVVIYAPIV, from the coding sequence TTGTTATTTTCTCTCGTAGAGCAAGAGTTAAGCAATCCTAGCAAACCCAAAAAAATCGAGATTGCCCCCTTAACCGAGGAGAGGAGACTTACTGCTACTGATTTAGAAACCGCCTTTAAAAAATACGGCACTGCCGCAATTTTAGACGAGCAGAGACAAAAGGTCGCTGCGACAGAAAAAGCGGCGATAAGATCGCCAAGAACTTTGCACGCGGAAGGTTTTTATGATGAATCTCAAATTATAGTCGCGCCTATTTGGCGCCGAATTTGTGCCCGCGCAATCGATATTTTATTTTACCTCGAGTCTGCAATAATCGTGTCCTCTATTTCATTCGTGCCAAAGCATATCACATATAAACTCCTCAACTTCGACGCGTTGACGTTTGACGACTTGATGCCGTACAGCTTTCACTATTTACTTACCGCAATAATCGTCTGGCTAGTCATCTCATCGGCGCTTACCGGGGGGCGCGGAAAAACTCTCGGCAAGGGATTAATGGGAATTGAGGTAATAAGAGAAGACGGATACCAAGTTGACTTTCCCACGGCAATCCTTCGGACTTTAGGCGAAAGCATTTCACTTCTAACTCTAGGCCTGGGCCTCCTTCCAGGGCTAGGCAAAAAACATCGCACGATACACGATAGAATGGCCCAAACAGTAGTAATATACGCTCCCATAGTCTAA